In Acropora muricata isolate sample 2 chromosome 13, ASM3666990v1, whole genome shotgun sequence, the DNA window CTAAAATCCATCTGTTCATGCGTATACAGCTTTTCTGGAATACACTAAGCAAAGAGGCTATACAACAGAAAATAGATGATGGCATAACGTGATGGACTACTTTTGCATTGATCAAGTAATTATTCATTCACACTACTTGTAATTGATTTTGAAATTGGCCAGAGCTAATAGCTGCTACAGTTATCcacggttttgacacataaacgatgCTGGTAGGTCGTTTTCTATTGCATTGAGTATTGTCCTCCTCTGGAGGCAACCGAAGCTTTGCAGGCTGAGGTATAATAACAGCTATCGTCTCGTTTGATATCAACCATATCACGTCTAAAGCATGCTTTATAAAATATGCCTAATTGCATCGTATTCCTCTTTTCCGTCGTAACCATGTTGATCATATCATATAACAAAAGCGCATGTTTACCTTGCATTTTATCTGCTGTTTATCACTATCTGCTTTCGAGGAATAAACGTATACGATCATGCATTCAATCAACGACAAAAATACGAAACTAAACGAAACCAGGAGATACCAGTCCAGTGCCTTTGGATAGCTGACTTTAGGTAGGTTACCATTCAAAGAACCAAGAAGGAACATTATGGTCAGAATCGTGGTGATCCCCAGCGCCATTCTGTTGCCGATGTCATCTTGCTCCATCCAGAATACGATCCAGCTGAGCATCACAACAAATATTGTCGGAAAGTACACCTGGATGAGGTAGTATCCAATTCGACGTTGAAAAGAAAAGGTGACTGTAATCGTTGAGAAATTTCCTAAGAGAAAGGGATTCAAAAGCGATCAAATTTATCTCTCATCGTATGATGTTCCAGGATTCGTATGAtgtttccaggcctggaaagtcatTGAAAATTGTGTGGTGGGTAAGTTATTGCAGGTGTCGAagaaggacaaaataaaatacaggcaagttATGTCAAGGATGATTTGGACAATTTTCGAAAGTGGAAGCTAAGCTATAGGTCATGGAAACCTGGAAAAGTAATGCAAAAGGTCACGGAAAGTCATAGAATTACAAAATCTAAAAAGAGGACAAACCCTGTGTTCCATTCTTTTCCTAACTCCTTGGATAGGAAAGAACATAATTCCCATATTTTGCCATTGTGTTCATCTCATATCACCAATGGGATAGACTAAGTGATCATATTGATGACGTCAAATAAATAGTTGGTGGTGATAACAGTAGTGACGACAACGATGTTGTTGGTGACGAAATTGAGAAATGATAATgaaaaagatgatgatgatgataatgatacaGGTAATATAAAGAACAGTATAATGATGATATTTTTCACTATAACAATGAAGATGAGGATACTGACAAATGAGATGTGCAGAAAAAGGTCTAAATTCGATGCAAGAATGAGCATGCAACAAGAACGACATGGTTAAGGGGTAATGACGATGACGACCACTATGATGACGGTGTTGACaaaagaaatgtacaaaatgAATAGGAGGGAACAATGTGCAAGTAAacaaaatgatgatgataaaggcaaagaataatCCGATGGTGATAACAATGATGGCGATGAAATGGCATTCAAGAACAACAGTGGGATATCTGTAACAGTGAAAGACAATGATAATGGTGCTGATTGAATAGCAGGGAGGTGTTCATATCATTGATATTAACTACTATGATGATAGTGACCGGAGAACAAAAATATAGGAATACCTTTGCAAAAGTCAATATGAATATGACGATGGTTACTGAGGTGAAGAAAACGCTAAACAACAATGGCATATGCATTAGAAGCAGCAACATTAACTGTGGCGGCAACTTGTAAGATAAGTTACTTTATGACGGTAAAGGTGTTGTGTTCACAACAAAGTAAGTACTCATTTTCTGATGCCGTCATTAAAGTTCAGTACAAAATTCAGTACAACCCAAGAGGACTTTTCAGAAAGTCATAAGGCTTTCTGCCCACCTGTGCTGTAAACATCAAAATCTGATGATAACCTTGCTCCTTTGTATTGAAACTGAGCCAATTCCTTGTTGCCAACAGCAACTTCCCCAGGAAGCCACTCGTAGACAATGTCCCTTGTAGAGTAAGAATCTGAACAGGAAAAAGCGAAGAGTTAACGAAAAATTTCAGCAAGATTTGGTGTCTTCAGGGATCCATTACCAGAAGCGTACAATGATCTTCATGTCATAGTATTTTTAAGGAGAAGGCTATTTCTTAACTGGTTCCGGTCTGACTTTTTCTATCCTCATATTAGGTAATATTCCTTCAATTTTGACTTCTTGTAAATACGAAAAATAGTGTAATCGGCATTAATTTTTAGATAGTGTCTTTTTTGCCCATCCCTCATATTCTCTATTTTTTATGACTCATATTTCGTTCCCAAAAAGCTATAAACTAAGGCTATAATTGAAGAGGCCCTGACAGGTACTTTTGTCCAAGGGCCAATATAGGGTTCTGGAAACAGACCTCGATGTCATTGACTCAAAATGTTTACAACCACGTCAACAGAGATTCCCTAGTAGTATTTGAAGCTTACAGCGTACTTACAACTTCCTATCTTGAGATGACAAGTCTGAGCATCCAATGGAAACTCCTGCAGTTTCATTACACAGGAAGCGAGTAGGGTCACACTGGAATTACAAAAGCGaaacattcaagttgttctttcAATCGATATCGATCGCTGCAATTGTTAATGAAATGATTTCTATAACACCAGGAACATGCGCAACCCTGCCCTTaaaacgggaaaaaaggccATGGATGATACAATTCCTTTACTCACTGAGCATGTGTTTGCGCGTTCTTGCATAATGAGCTACTTTTAGAACGGTTTGGAATCATATTTCTCTCGAAATTGTCAGTTCCGCCGGTTTGCATAATGCTCTATTGCCGACCCCTTCAATAAAACATATTGCTTCTGAGTGATAGCTCGGCCTTAAATTATGGAAGTTTTTCCCTTCAAAAGCGTCAAATTCTCAGGGCAGAAGGCTCTTCAACACTCTAGCTTACGTCTTACTCACCCTTTACTCATCGTAATATCTCCGTTCGGTCGCACTTGGACGAAACTGTGGATCTCCTCATTCGGCATCATCATGTTTGATTCACGTGCATTATAACAGAAAGGATCGGGAACCCAAATGCTATCGATATCGCCACCTTTTAAGGTAATGGTGTAATTTAGTTTTCCAGCCAATCGTGAATCTTTCCAGTACTGGCGAAAGTAGCTGTATACCTTGTATTCCTTGGGGCAAGACAAAGAGATACGTCTTAGTTATTCTAATTCTCTTAGCTTTGGGTGGTTTTCTGTGGTATGGCATGGTATGATGAGATATGGTACGTTGTGGCATGGGACGGCGTGCGGATGTTCTAATAAACGGTATGGTATGGCATGGTATGGTAAGATATGGTATGTTATGTCATGGGATAGCGTTGCGTATACGCCCAATAAATGATATGGTATGGGAGTGGTATGATATGGTTTAATATCGTATAATAAACGATATGGTATGATAAGGTTTGGTTTGCTATAGTATGGCGTGGCATGGTATGGTATGGCATAGCGTGTTAAGGTATGGTAAGACATAGTATATTAAGATGTGTCCATGGGATATGGCATGTGGTACGTGCAATTAAGAAAGCGTCACACTGATCAATTTAAATTCAGAAGGCATCATTGGTTATGCATACCATGTTAGCTTCTTCTATGTTTCCAAACGATTCAACGTAGAGTGAACTTTGGATGGTCGTGGGCTTTTCCGTCTCTAAGCCAAAAAAGGAGATAAATGCCGTTTAAGTTTCCTCGGTGAAATGTCTACAATTCAAAATGAGTTTATGTGGTAATCGGAGATGGTTTGGATTTCACAAGCAAAATTTTCTAGATTCAGGAATCTGTACTAATTTTGATCGAGTAATAAATATTTGTATTTAATGAACAGAACCTTTTCAAAGTGTTTAGACTATGCGTTTTTCAGTCCCATGCATGTTTGCTACTTTCAACCATTTCTATCATcttctttgcattttgtttCCTTAATAATTCTTATTACTACGAAGTTCGAATGGCCAGGAAGCCTGTAAAGCACTCTACCTACCCAAGCCAGGCCGAGCTGCTTTGTCATACCCACTGAATAACGTTTTCATAGCATCTTCACTTGATATTCTACATGGTGTAAAATATGGTATTAGTCAATTAGAAACAAGACTCTTCAAATGGAAGCTGTAGTAGAATGGATGGCTTTTTGAGCTTCTTTCTTAACACACCACAAACATTGTCGTATTAACCAAAAATGTGTATCATCTTGCAAAGTGAATTAGCTTGATCACCGTGGAGGTTTGGATGTAATAAGAAAAGAAGTGATCAGATACTTACATTTTAGTGAACAAGAACAGATCAACCAAAGCAAGCAGAAATAGTCTCATTTGGTGTCTAAAGGGTGAGAAAGGAAATTTTTAATCAGTTGATGAAATGCATTTTTAACCAGTTCATCTTATCTGGTATTGCAGTAAAACGACCTGATGTCATCACCGAGTATCTGGTGCCGATTTTAAAGCTCGATTAAGGTAATCCTgcatttgggaaaaaaaaagtggtATTTACAGTTCACAAAAAGATACTTTCCACGGTACAACTGTACACCAAAAAAGATTAGAGTACTTCAACAGATACGACAAACGGAACGGACGTGGCAAAGCGGTAACCAATGAAACTTCACGTAGTCACTCAGTTCTAATTTATACTTGTAAGGACACTCTCCATATTGCAAAGAGGGTCAATAAAAACATGTCGTATCTAAAATGAACAATCTTGTTACACAGTCCAGCCATTGATAAATTTTTATAGCCAATCAATGTTGCGTGCGAAACAGGAGATTTCTGAATTTAAGGCGAtgttcattttaaaaaaaatagcaagaaTGTAATCTTGCCAATAAATTGACACAGAAGAATATTAGAAGAATGCTTTAACGGTAGCAAGACCAAAGAGAATCATTTTGAACCTGGCAGAATGGTGTAGTTGCAAAATTGCCAATGGCATGAATTAAAAGTAACAGGTATCACTAATAGCTGGCACTGTGATGGGCCGGTTTCTACACGGCTCCTACGGCGTTGGCCGTTCATGagccctttcactgccaaggggttccccattgacgagtaaaatcgtctggcgttagacagagtaaaatctataagtgtcatgagatcgcctacggcagttaaaacCTTAAACAAATGTTGAGTAATCAGGATTGCGTTTCTCATGGAGTCCTTTTTTACACTTTACATTATGACATTTAGgaactttatttttcttctcaCCCTGcctttgtcttattttttttcatggctTAGCTGTTGGTGATAGCACAGCCAAAGTTTTCAACGATGCATTGCTCCTACGGTCAATACCTTTTGAAATCACGCAAATATTCTGTTGCATGATGTCGAGATACACATTGTGCAGAAAcaaaagcgtttttttttttgattgagAGCTTATCTGCAGACAGCATCGGCGAACTTTCCAAATGAAATGAAGCAATTCATTTTCCAATGGGTGATGAAGAATAATTCTTTAACCACCGTAAACGTCAAGGTCaccacacttttttttcttctttacaaAGAAGTACAAAAGCGCTAAACCTTTGCTGTCTCAATAGAAGCTGTAA includes these proteins:
- the LOC136895888 gene encoding gamma-aminobutyric acid receptor subunit alpha-5-like isoform X2 encodes the protein MRLFLLALVDLFLFTKIISSEDAMKTLFSGYDKAARPGLETEKPTTIQSSLYVESFGNIEEANMEYKVYSYFRQYWKDSRLAGKLNYTITLKGGDIDSIWVPDPFCYNARESNMMMPNEEIHSFVQVRPNGDITMSKGVTLLASCVMKLQEFPLDAQTCHLKIGSYSYSTRDIVYEWLPGEVAVGNKELAQFQYKGARLSSDFDVYSTGNFSTITVTFSFQRRIGYYLIQVYFPTIFVVMLSWIVFWMEQDDIGNRMALGITTILTIMFLLGSLNGNLPKVSYPKALDWYLLVSFSFVFLSLIECMIVYVYSSKADSDKQQIKCKKYEFPLPKRIRAAVKSAIAHRRDGDPATQPTHVNGNIEGPAEDLEMERKTIRADKPFSEEELDIWSTKNNGTAKIACLVDKVSRSLFPFAFICYNIYYWVYY
- the LOC136895888 gene encoding gamma-aminobutyric acid receptor subunit alpha-5-like isoform X1 codes for the protein MKKNKTKAGHQMRLFLLALVDLFLFTKIISSEDAMKTLFSGYDKAARPGLETEKPTTIQSSLYVESFGNIEEANMEYKVYSYFRQYWKDSRLAGKLNYTITLKGGDIDSIWVPDPFCYNARESNMMMPNEEIHSFVQVRPNGDITMSKGVTLLASCVMKLQEFPLDAQTCHLKIGSYSYSTRDIVYEWLPGEVAVGNKELAQFQYKGARLSSDFDVYSTGNFSTITVTFSFQRRIGYYLIQVYFPTIFVVMLSWIVFWMEQDDIGNRMALGITTILTIMFLLGSLNGNLPKVSYPKALDWYLLVSFSFVFLSLIECMIVYVYSSKADSDKQQIKCKKYEFPLPKRIRAAVKSAIAHRRDGDPATQPTHVNGNIEGPAEDLEMERKTIRADKPFSEEELDIWSTKNNGTAKIACLVDKVSRSLFPFAFICYNIYYWVYY